The stretch of DNA TCGTAAACAACTGTTTCACCAATCTTTCAGACTCACCCATCCATTTACTCACCAGATCGGACGAAGAGACGGAAAAGAATGTTGAATTAGCCTCTGTGGCAACTGCTTTCGCCAAATAAGACTTACCGGTACCTGGAGGTCCGTATAAGAGAATTCCAGAAACTGGTTTTCTTTTGCCTCTGAATAGATGAGGAAACTTGACCGGCAATATGACAGCCTCCTTTAAAGCCTCTTTTGCAAGTTCCAACCCTGCAATATCGCTCCATTGCACGTTGGGCCGTTCGCTTAGAATCGAACTAGCAAGGGCTCCTCTCAGTTTTTTTGTATCGCTGTCATTGTCGTCATCTTCTCCTCCGCTAGTCTTCTTCGCTTTCACAGATCCAGACGTCGCGCTTGCCTCACCAGTCTGATCCTGCTGTTGTTTCTTATCAAGATACTCCTTTAATTGTTCTGCGCGCGATAAGTACTCGGTGAATTTGGACCTGATGGTCTCCTTAGACTTgggatttttttcgtaCTTGAGGGCTAGCATCAAGTAGTCCAGGCCGTTGTAGTACAGTCTGTACGCCTCATCATATTTGCTGGCACTATCTGCCTCAATGGCTTTCTTCACAAGGTCCACGCccttgtccaaaaactcgcTGGCACTCGACATGTTTGCCTATTAAAGCGAAATATTTCGGTTTCGGTAATCTCTCATGATACATCTCTGCACCGGATGATTGCGATAGCTGCCGTACAGAACACGAAGCCGGGAAAAATCGAaattttgttgatggcTGGCAAGTCGTGCAAGAGCCCCGTGTGCGTGTATATTGTTTTACTCTGTGGTGCACGGGTGCTATTACGCCACAAAGCAAGTCGGTGAATAATGCTGGGAACAATAAAAAAGCACAATAAGGATGTTTATAGAGACAGACAATAAGGACGTACTGCCAAGAAATTTCCAAAGCGCAAATAGTGCGTAAAGAACAACATCCCGCCAGACTAGCCAACGGACAAAATTGGGCGAAATAACCGAACGGGCCAATCAGAACACGTATACAGAATAGCGAATGATTATAAGGATTTTCGTTCCGGGACGTAAATTACCCTAAACCAGACGCATCTGCCACTGACGATAAGTTTCATGTCATCTAATCGTTTTTTCGACtttcgtctttttcgtccCCATGCACATTTTCGTtccgtttttttttcttgctttcTTCCGTTTATTTTGATCacctgctcttcctcttgcCGTTAGTTTACTAGTTGCAAATTGTTGTTGTGGAGCTAAAAAAAACGCACGTTTGAATCTACAGTAGTCTTCTGTGATTTAAAACCGAGATCCGTTAGTTTACGCTACTCAGTTTTCAATTTGTTGAGTACTTTGACTCGCTAACTGGAGAattgacaagctggacaaTTTAGCGACATGTCGTACCAGAGAGCCGTCccaagcagcagcaaccaTACAATGCCGGAACGTGACCGTCTGGATGAGCTTTTGGATGCTGTCAAGAAAGAGTTCGACAATCTCACCAGAGAAACAACAATCTACAAAGACCACCATCACGACTATGAGTTGAAAATTAACCAGCAACACCAGGAGCTAACCAATATCAGAAATACCGTGTACGAGCTGGAACAAGCCCACAGGACCATGAAGGAAGCTTACGAGAAGGAAATACTGAGACTGAAGCAGGACCTCGAAAACAGAGACAGGCTGTTCCAACAACAATCTCTGCAGCAGGCCCAGGCTCAGGCCCAAGCGCAAGCCCAGGTTAAGGCTCAGGTCCAGTCTCAGCAGCATCCGCTTCTTGACAGGCCACAAGGAGCttttcctcaaactcctcaGCAGCTGCCGCCGCCAAATCTCAGTGGCTCGCCGTCCGATTACCGCGGCGCAGGTTTCAATGGTGCTCTTCCCCAGATCAACGCTCAAGCCTCGGGCGCGAAGCCTGAAATTTCCCAGAGCTCCCAATTACCTCCGCCGCCTCCAGTTTCCACCCAAGAGCAGcaagcagcttctcagACCCAGCCTTCACCAGAGCAGCCTCCTACCGCTGTTCAGACTTCTGTCGTGAAGAGTGAGGCTGACGCTGGATACGTGATGAGGTCCCAGCACAACAAGCCCATTCCAGCATTCTTGAAAGACTTCGACTCGTACAGCACCCTGCCTTACAAGAAACAGCACAGTGAATACTACATAGTGTACAACCCCAAGGTTCCAAAGAAGGTTGACACGTCACTGGTGCACTCATTTGATCACACCTCTGTGGTTTGCTGTGTCCGGTTCTCCAAAGACGGCAAGTTTTTGGCTACTGGTTGCAACAAACTCACGCAGGTTTTCAGCGTTGAAACGGGCGATCTGGTTGCCAGATTGAGTGACGAGTCGTCTGCCAGCTCCAACGGGTCGTATGACACAGACACAGGAGATTTGTATATTAGATCTGTTTGCTTCTCGCCAGATGGAAAGTTCCTCGCTACTGGTGCCGAAGACAAGATCATCAGAATTTGGGACCTTGCTACCAGAACGATTGTGAAGTACTTGAAGGGACACGAACAGGACATATATTCGCTGGACTTCTTCCCTGATGGCTCCAAGCTGGTTTCCGGTTCAGGAGACAGAACAGTGAGAATTTGGGACGTGTTCACTGGCCAGTGCTCGCTCACTCTGAGTATTGAGGATGGTGTCACCACGGTTGCTGCTTCGCCGGACGGAAAATTGATCGCAGCAGGTTCGTTGGATAGAACTGTGAGGGTATGGGATGCCAACCAAGgatttttggtggagaGACTCGACTCGGCCAATGAAAGTGGAAACGGCCACATGGACTCAGTCTACTCGGTTGCATTCACACATGACGGAAAAGATATTGCTTCCGGTTCTTTGGATAGAACTGTCAAGCTGTGGTCTTTGAAAGAccttcagaaacagcaggGATCGTCCAAATCCAACTGCGAAGTCACCTATGTCGGACATAAGGACTTCGTTCTTTCTGTTTGCTGTACCccggacgacgagttcatcCTGTCGGGTTCGAAAGATAGAGGTGTGATAATGTGGGAGAAGGCCACCGGTGAGCCATACATCATGTTACAAGGACACAGAAACTCTGTTATCAGCGTGAATGTGTCGCCTGTTATGACCCAGAAGAGAGGAGTCAATGGGGGCTACTTTGCTACAGGTTCTGGAGATTGCAAAGCCAGAATCTGGAGATGGGAGAAGgtttcttcttgatccAAAAATTGCTTTCAGCTCGACTACGTTTTCCACCACTGTTTAACATTTGTACTATTCAGCCTCTATATGTTTTGTATTGACAAATATGAAAATTCGAGGATTTATACGAACGAGGTGCgcgaagaaaaaaaaagggAATATAATTTGGTATACCCATCGATTAATCATTAATAATGGCTAAGATCTACTACGCCTCGAGGACAGCGCCTGTGAACATTGCTGTAAGTATGGCTTCAGTCTCGACGCTAACCTCAGACCCTTAAATACTGGGGGAAAAGAGACAAGGACCTGAACCTCCCAACAAATTCGTCTATCAGTGTTACCTTGTCGCAAAAAGATCTGAGAACGCTCACCACTGCCTCGTGTTCTgaagttttcgaaaaagacgaaTTATGGCTAAATGGCCAATCACACTCTCTGGACACCCCTAGAACCCAGCAGTGTCTATCGGATCTCAGGAAATACAGAGAAGAACTCGAGGCTCGGGACGAATCTCTTCCCAAACTTAGCAAAATGCACCTGCACATTGTTAGCGAGAACAACTTTCCGACTGCCGCAGGTCTAGCATCCTCTGCAGCTGGATTTGCAGCACTGATCTCCGCTATTGCAAAACTCTACGAGCTCCCTCAGACAGCCTCTGACCTCAGTAAGATTGCCAGAAAAGGCTCTGGCTCGGCGTGCAGATCGCTGTTTGGGGGCTATGTAGCCTGGGAAATGGGGGAGTTGGAGAACGGTGAGGACTCCAAGGCTGTGGAGGTTGCTCCGCTGAGCCATTGGCCAGATATGAAGGCGTGTATTCTGGTTGTATCAGACGATAAGAAGGACGTTCCAAGTACAAGCGGTATGCAACTGACCGTCAAGACCTCACCATTGTTCCAACACCGCATTGAAAAGGTTGTTCCGCAGAGATTTGAAGaaatgaaaaaatccaTCGTGGAGAAGAACTTCCCATTGTTTGCGGAGCTGACCATGAAAGACTCCAATTCGTTCCATGCGACATGTCTGGACTCGTACCCTCCAATCTTCTACTTGAACGATACGTCCAAAAGAATCATCAAGCTCATCAATTTGCTGAATGACTCAGTCGGAGAAATAATCGCAGCTTACACGTACGACGCCGGCCCTAATGCCGTCATCTATTATGAGCAAAAAAACGAGTCGAGAGTTCTTGGGCTACTCCATGCTGTGTTCAAGTCTGTTGATGGATGGCAAAAAATTGACGTCAAATCCCTGACTCCTCCATCCATTGAGCTGGATCCCACATGGGGGTCGGGCGTTTCCAGAGTTATTTTGACCGAAGTTGGTGCAGGCCCACAGGATTCAGATGAGGTGCTGATCAATGTGGAAACAGGGTTACCGAAATAAGGCGTAATTGTTTCTTACTTTTGCTAGCAATATTTTAGCATAGATTAGatttgctctttttccactATAAATTGCACTACATATCGCAATTAAAAATCTCGAGATTAATTTTCTTATCCAATTGCCATCATGTTGTCCAAGCTAGTGAAGCTCAACAACGGTTCATATCTCCCATACATGGGATTGGGCACCTGGGAACTCAGGAACGCCACCGAAGTGGTCAAAGAAGCCTTGAACATTGGGTACCGCCTTATCGATACCGCAGTTTTGTACGGTAATGAGAAGGAGTGTGCTCAGGGCGTGCTGGAATGGATGAAGGAGGATCCGGAGCACAATAGAAGAGAGCATGTTTGTTACATCACCAAGCTGTGGACCAATCAGCATGGTTACgaaaatgccaaaaagGCAATTAAGGGGTGTTTGGAGCAGATCGATGGCCTGAAATATATTGACTTGCTCCTAATTCATGCTCCAACACAGGGCAAGAAAATGAGACTTGAAACATATCAGGCCATGCAAGAGGCAGTTGACGAAGGCGTTGTGAAGTCAATTGGCGTGTCCAACTACGGAATTGACCATTTAAAGGAACTGCTATCCTGGCCAGGTCTCAAGTACAAGCCTGTGGCTaacgagatcgaggtgTCGCCATGGTGCATGAGACAAGAGCTCTGCAACTTTTGCAGCGAAAATGACATTGCTGTTATCGCATTTGCTCCATTTTCTCATGCTAATCGCATTAACGATCCTGATGCGGTTGCAAttgccaagaagaaagGCGTCACACCGGCTCAGGTTCTCGTTAGATGGTCGGTTCAAAAGGGCTACGTTCCTATCCCTAAGACGAAGAATTTAGACAGATTGGCCACCAACTTCGACGTCCTTTCTTTTGAACTGTCGGATGAGGAGATGAAAACACTCGATCATCCAGACGTTCACGATCCTTCCGACTGGGAGGTGACCACATGTCCATGATATATGTGCATCTTACGTAAGCTatgataaaaaaaatttgacTAAAATTGCATTCAATGTCGGACAACGAGCTGGGCCTGGATGGAGGGTTATTTGAGGAGCCTGAGACCTTCAGGCCCCCAAAGCCCGAGGCACACTATCAGAAATACACTAGGGTGCATAAACAGGCGCTTGCCGAAATAGACGAGATCAACCTCCGACTCGTTGGAAAATCACCGCTTTGGGGTCATTTGTTGTGGAATGCAGGTATATACACGGCAAATTATCTTGAGAAGCATGCACAGGAGCTTGTCACGGGTAAAACTGTTGTGGAGTTTGGATCggcagctgctcttccttctttgTTGTGTTCTATCAACGGTGCTAGAAAAGTGGTAGCTACCGACTATCCAGATCCTGATCTGCTAGAGAATATACAAATCAATGTGGAGAGTCTCGTACACAAGGAGCTAACCAGTAGAATTATCGTTCAAGGATTTATTTGGGGGAACGATACGGAAGAAATCAAAGCTACACTTGAGAGCACAGCTGACTTAATCATTATGAGCGATCTAGTTTTCAACCATTCAGAACATcacaagctgctcaaatcCGCAAAAGAGCTAATCACACCACTACGAGATACCTCTCAGCCCAGAAGTGGCGGGAAGTGTCTTGTTGTTTGGTCTCCACACAGACCCAAGCCGCAGATGGTGGAAAATGACTTCCAGTTTTTCACTGAcgccaaggagctgtttgactTCGATGTCGAGTTCGTGGAGATGGTACACTGGGACCACCCTATGTTTCCTGAGGATCCTCCCGAGACAGAGGAGATCCGTAAGCGAGTGTACTGCTACATATTGCATCCAACATGGTAAACTTCCATAGCTTATGTAAGTTTCCAAAATAAATTTTCTCTCCTGTTGATTTAGGCGGTGGTTCCCAAAACGGAAAAGTAATTGAAACCTCACGAAAAATAAACCAGCCATCTACGATACAAGGATAAGTGGTTGTGGATTTATTGAACTTTTGATTGATCTCTACCAAAATAAGCAATCTTTGAAATCTGATCTAGCGCAAAAACATGAGGTCTCCAGAACACCAGAATGAGCCTCTACAACCATCAACACCGCCAAGTGGGACGCGAACAGCAGGCAGCAACAGATACCTCAAGACGCCCGTTAGCACACACCAAACCAAGCATCATCCGCATACACCATATACTCCCCATCATAGTACCAGAAAGCAGGCCGTAGCAGTGTCCCCCGTTGCTCACCACACACGCGGACAGCAGCAACTGCAAACACCAGACCAGACGCCCAGGATCGGCCGACGTAAAGAGCTGACAGATGCAATAGCCTCAAAAATCGGCGAGTCTAGCGTTCTTTTCCCGCTGGCGCCCTCAACAGTTGGTTCTGGGCGCAAATCGCATATTGGCGGGCCCAGACTAGAGAATGCCGGCCTTGATCTCAGCAAATCTTACAAGATCgatctggaggaggagctaCAATTTTCGTCCGAGGAAGAGGGGGAAAATCTACCTCAGAGACTGAACAAAGTCACCAAGAAGCTTGACTTCAACACCAATGAATTTGCTGTGCCGTCAACTCCCGCAAAACAGGTCATGACAGAGGAACAAGCCTACAAAATGCACATTGCACCGCAGCGGTCCGACTCtggcgacgacgacgagcgATTTGTCTCGCGAGTCACAATGAATAACCCGTTCCTGGAGAGCGGAGAGCCAAGGGCCCCAAGAGAAACGGCTCATAATTCTCGTTTCGAGGAGGAAATCGAACTAGTCAACAACAAAACAGGGGAGAAGATAGTTCGCAAAATGACCGATTATGAAAAGTCTATCAAAGCACGCCGCCTGGACTTTAACGGCGCTCTTCTTGAAGACGAGGCTCCCCAAACACCGCGCAATAAGGTGACACCGGAACCATTCAAGCAACAAGCGTGGGAAGATGAGAACGAAGATGGCGAAACAATTCGAAAGGAGAAGATAAAAAATCCCTTTCGCGGGCCGTCCATTTCATCTGCAAGATCACAATCAACACGCAAAACAGGCCAGGGTCACCTGAGATATGTGGACAAGACTGGTAAGGCGGTGCGggagcttgtggacgaAGAGTCCCCAATCAGACCGCGCAAATTACGATTTGACACTGATTAGGAAGGTCGCAGGATGTATATTATGTACAATAGAGGGTATGAGAACCACAAGAATATATTAATTACATTTTAAGAGAACCTCGTGGGCCGTATGAGATCACGGTTTCACACTGCAAGCCTTGAGTCCACGTTTTGAGGCTTTGAAACCTTTAGCAACAAGAGAAAATTATGCGCGGGTTTGGGGGTGAAAAACTGTTGTAGGTGCCCGGATAACGTGAGAAATGTCAAATTTATGTGGTCATACTGTTGCCAATATaactcgtccagcaccagcaagAGTGATTTCCGCGGCTGTTTTCGCCGATCACAGCGGGGTCCATAAAGTTTGTGTCCTAAGCAGGAAGTCTGGCGGTGCGGCTTTATTTTTAGGAGGCTCTGCCTGCAATGGCGATCGAGGAGCGCACCAACATATTTTTTGCTCTCACCCACAAAATGCGGTTACCGCTTGGCGCTAGACGTAATGTGTGTGTGTCAAAGGGGCACTCGCTAATTTTCACCCTGGTGTTCCATGTGGATTGTTTCATGTTGGACGTGGTGGACGGCAAAGTACATGGGCAGGCTGATTAGCTGTGTTCCGATCGCCGCAAGGCGGTGAGCCGCGCCCGCCCTATTTTCTATTTGAAGTTACATTTAGCTGTCGTGTGAGAATCACTTGTAATTTAAAGGTTTTGCGTTGTCGTCTACTGGCTCCAAGTCGTCTTATGATGCTTGCTTCTAAATATGTGAACGCTACCTTAGGCTCTTGACAGATTGCTGTCCTGAGGTGTCAAGGAAGTGGTGCGTGTCGTGTGATGAATGTGGTTTTCCACCTGTGACGGTTATTCCGCATATGCACTTACATGCCGTGACAATTGTCTCCCACAAGAATCGATTCATATTACATAATCTATGCATTGTTAATTAGCTTTTGTCCCCTACAATAAAAACGTATAAAGGACTTGGAGAAAGCACCACTATTTAATTGTCCACTTGCAAGATCTGCACTATGGCATTAATTGAATGCTGTTATTGTTAAGCTCCATATATTAGATTGCCCGATTCCACTTCAAACCAACTGTCGATAATTCAAAGCTTCCTCTATTTGAGCAGACCTCATAGATGGACCTCTTTGACCAGTACAGAATCTTTTCAGATGAGCCGGAGTCTGAGTTCCCATTAGGGGACATTGATTACGGTTTTGACTTTGTCTCGTATTCAGACAAGAACGGTTTCGAGCTGCCAGCGCAGGACGCGGAGCCAACTGACCAGCACCAGCCAGATCCCTTCGATTCTCCTGCTCTCACCATTGGGAGTGCAGAATCCACGCAGATATCGTCCTATTCGTTCGATAAGCAATGGGCGTTCAAGCCTCTGGAAGGTTTTGAACAGCTCAGTCAGAACTGGGAAATCGATAGGACTGTTTCTTTGTCCTCCGCCGACATTGAGCACAATTACCTCAACCTTCCACCGGACGAGGATGTCGAAATTCAAAAGGTCGATTTTGGACCCGCCTCAAATCCGGCTGTcatcaaggaaaaaatcattgagAAGAGGAAAAGGCTTAGTCTTGATAGCAGAAAGCCAGGAAGTAATGGCTCTGAGACCAAAAGTCCTTTACACACGAGAAGACCTTCACTATCTCCTGTGAAGAGTTTCAGGTACCGTTCCAAATCTTTGATTGGAACATCTTCTACATCGGGCTCCCCAACCAATCCATTCTACAAGCCACCGGACATTTTGTGGAAATACTGTGACCCGAGCTCTAATAgttggagaaaatagaCATTCGGACACtctctctttttcgcaAGGTTTGCTACGCATTTTAGGGTTAATGATTTGCTTTCGTCTTAATTTCTTTTTTGCAACTTGAATCGCAGTAAATTTCCGCGTCTGAATAAACTTATCAGCAGCCGTTTTAGGCAAGAGAAATCTTGTGTGAATTTTGTTACTATCTCTATCTTATAGTTTTACTGATGACATGAATTCTCCGCCGAAACACACGCATTTACGATCACCAGTAATCCTTTTAAAGTCTCCAGTGCTCCCAGGAGGAGTGATCCGGTCCCCAAGACCCAAGGACTCTCATGTCGATCTGCCCAGCGAGcaggttgttgaggatGTCGTGGATATCATCAAAACCGAGGAGCGCAAAAACTGGCTTAGAGGGCTCCTCTATCTGTTCCTGACGGTGGCGGCCTGGGTGTTTGGACTACAGCTGACAAACAATGTTTTGAAGGGAGACTCTTATCAGCATCCCTTATTTGTGGCCTATATAAATGGAGGTCTTTTTGTCATTTTCGGGATCAAGCCCACGCTCAAAAGTCTGATCAAGGCTTTCAGAGCCTCAGAGCCTAAGCTCGACGATTCTGCCTTCAATTCCTACGATTCTTGCGACTCTTCAAGCATAATTCTCCTCGCTCCTTCCACGCACCTTTCACTCAAAGAATTGATAATTGTTGCGGTCCAGGCTGGTCTTATCTATTATGCAAATGCTGCCTTGGGCGCAATTGCTTTACAGTATACCAGTGCATCCAACCAAACGATTCTCACAACCACAAGCTCCGTTTTTACGCTTCTGCTCAGTTATATATGTGGTGTCGACACATTGTCCCTAGGCAAGATAGTTTCTGTCCTGGTCAGCATCGCAGGAATATGTTTGATAACGCTCAACAGCTCGCCGTCTTCCGAATCCACATCCTCCAATCCAATGCTGGGGAATTGCATTGCCCTTTGTGGGACGTTTCTCTATTCTTGCTACCTAGTCCTTTTGAGGGTCAAGATAGGCAAAGAGACAGGCCCTGACAACGAAAAGCTCATATTTGGTCTTTTGGGACTCAGCATTCTCATATTGGCCTGTCCGCTACTTCTGATCGCAAACTTCCTTGGATTCGAAAAACTCTCTCTTCCAGATAGCTCTACGATTTTCTGGATTGTCTTCATTGGAGGGCTATTTAACTGCCTCTCAGACTAtttttcgatcttggcaaCCTTGTTGACCTCTCCGCTGATAACCGCATTGTCACTCTCCACCGCGATTCCCGTCAACATGATTTGCGACTCTGTATTCTACAAAGTGAAAAGCACATCAGCTAGATATTATCTTGGTATTATCCttattttctcctcgttTGTCTTTGCTAATTTGtccaacgaggacgaaatgGTGCAGGAGGCTatcgaggaggccatcGAAGAGGCAATTCAAAACGACGAAATGCTTTCTCCGTTCTTGTCGCCTtatctgcagcagcaaggTCGTATGGACGATGTCCCAAAAATGAACATCAACACTTCGCAAAGAACAGGTCCGCCCACACAGGTGGTGGTTGCTGGAGGACACAACCATAGGTACTTCATCAGAGAAATTCTACCAAGTTAAATTCTATCATTCATTCCAATATACATCTATTAATTTACCACAGCTTCACGAGGCCATCCCAATCATTTCTCTTGCGGCGGCTCCAGTAGCTGTGCTCCCCTTCAATGAAGCTCCAGTCGTAGTCGCCGTCACCagttttctggaaaaatgcTGGTACATGCACAGCGTCTGTCCCGTCCGggttttttcttctcttcctctgttcttcttccaaaTTCTGCTTTATCTCCTCTGCCTCGTCAACGGCACCGTCCTCGTATTTGCGCTGGTCTGGACGCAATCTTGAGTCGGTCGGTGCACAGCCTTCATCTATTTCTGTGATCTGATTGAGGCTGGCCGCAAACTCGGTGAATCCATACTTCTTTTGGTAATTTGGCACCAGGTTCCCAACTTTCCACAAGCATTCGTCAGTATCGGTGTATCTGAGACTGTCTGTCCACGTACCAATCACTTCCTTTGGTAGCTGGTTACCTGCTTCATCGTAGGCTTTGATAGTCAGCTCCTCAGAGCGTCCGGAAAACATTCCAGATGCCTTGAAATTCACAATTGCTTTATagccgctgctgcaacTGACAGTAACGGACGCACAAGGCTCCGAATATTTCTCACCAGCAATGAGGTTCTTCAGGATCGTTGTTGGCTGACTCCACTTGTAAACCTCGCCATTGCTTAATCTCAAGGTCAGCTCTCCAACTATGGAAACCTCGGCAGACTTGCCTCCGTATTTCTGTTGAGGCGACAAAACATGGTCAACGGTCCAGTCTTTTGAATCCACATGTGCGGCAATTATGAATGGTCTATGAACGAGTTTCTCGGCAATGAACCTGATTCCCAAGTCATTTCTCACAAGCTCAAAAGTTTCACCAAGCAGCGGGTTGAATGGTTTTCTAACGCTTCTGATTTTTACCCTCAACGAAGAGAGATAGCTCACAGCAAAGGCTGCAATCAATAGCACCCTCTGGCCACTCTCGACGGGCGCTTTCATTGCATCTGTCAACAGGTGCGTGTActcaaagctttctgaATATTTCTGTAGTAATGAGAGTGGCTCGTTGGCTGAAACCGGCATCGATATGGACGACAAGTCCTTTCCAAtgtttttcctcaaaaACCCGATCAAAGACGGAGGATCGCAAGGGCTCTCCTTTATGTCCTTCCTGTATTGTACGTATTTGCCAGATTCCAAAGGATACAAGTCCTCTCGAGCAGAAAATTGTCTTCCGGCTGCAATCGCCAGTTCTTTTTGATCGCTGTCATCTTCATCCGATGAGGACGTCGAGTTCGAAAGATCATTATCCATTGCGAGCCCGAAAGGCGGCTtgtcaaaaatatttgacaTGCTGGCATCGTCGTATTTATTCTCGCGCTCGCTATCTTCCTCGTCACTGGATTGGACCAAATAGACTCCACGGTTCATTTCATCAATGTATTCTTGGGCATCAAAAAACTCTTGGGAAAACACAGAGGTGGTAGCTGTATTTGTCCTCGTAAGAGTTCTTCTCGATGGAGATTGGGGAGGCCTGCTGAATCCCCTATTAGTTTCCGTGTTGACCAGCAACATATATTGCACCTGCAACTCTCTGATTTCAGAAACCAAGCTATCATATAAAGATCCGCCAGACAGCGAAGCTGGGGCTGCTCCATTTATGCTTTCCTGGTCGAACTGATCGTCACTCTGCTCCTTTTTATTCTTCTTGCGGAAAAAAGAGCCTCTTCTATCCATACTTCCTCTCTTTGGCTGCTTTGCCTGTGCTTGAAGATTTTCCGccatctccttgatctgaGAAATCTTTTGCTCAACCAACTTGTACTGAGGATTTATCACTGATAGCGTTCTCCCCACCCTGATCTCATCCTCAAAAGTAGCTCCTTCCTGGTCCTCTTGGCCCTCCCCGGGAGAAGAAGCCGATAGAAACGCATCGTTTTCTTGAATGTCCATTTGCTGTGTGAGTTTGTTTTGCcttttgatgaaattgaaggCTTGAACCCAGATCTTGAAATCTTCTTGGTTCATTGCTTTCAAAATCCACTGTTCAATTCCGGAATCCAGAAACATCATCAGCTGCTTTGGATCGGCTGAGATGACAACGTTTCTGATGAACATGTTACCACGGACGTGGTTTGTGACGTCGTTGAAGTAGTAGTCCAGTACTCCGTATTTGAAATTTAGAACAAAGTATCTTCTGGCAAAGCTTTTCGCTCCTCCCCGTCTGcgtttcttcttgagcaaaaatCCCTGGAGATACTGGCCACCTTTGACCCTCAGAAATGACACATTCTTTGATTTGGAGGCTAC from Ogataea parapolymorpha DL-1 chromosome VI, whole genome shotgun sequence encodes:
- a CDS encoding Oxysterol-binding protein — encoded protein: MENFEVRAKSFTIKWVNAPDNSTVKWELKPLKRSVNFGIYEYSKTDFPAPSTAPNSSSTTLSENLSLDEVNEVPHKMFGVLHQNLRDSFESLASQSPANPSAPNEPSTGSLPRQNTTMSTSSEKRKRSESVSSLHDSRTLLEEKIDKHLVKKEWIGRCQGDELVTGTFEVGSGSLFAFIFDNTFSRHKAKTIMFNQYIETNGQVYQAAEIPQPLSSYQLNPIAEQKSVDETEVSRPHEAASAPVGNTNGGIINRRTSVVSAPLQNHVRFNVPENEVASKSKNVSFLRVKGGQYLQGFLLKKKRRRGGAKSFARRYFVLNFKYGVLDYYFNDVTNHVRGNMFIRNVVISADPKQLMMFLDSGIEQWILKAMNQEDFKIWVQAFNFIKRQNKLTQQMDIQENDAFLSASSPGEGQEDQEGATFEDEIRVGRTLSVINPQYKLVEQKISQIKEMAENLQAQAKQPKRGSMDRRGSFFRKKNKKEQSDDQFDQESINGAAPASLSGGSLYDSLVSEIRELQVQYMLLVNTETNRGFSRPPQSPSRRTLTRTNTATTSVFSQEFFDAQEYIDEMNRGVYLVQSSDEEDSERENKYDDASMSNIFDKPPFGLAMDNDLSNSTSSSDEDDSDQKELAIAAGRQFSAREDLYPLESGKYVQYRKDIKESPCDPPSLIGFLRKNIGKDLSSISMPVSANEPLSLLQKYSESFEYTHLLTDAMKAPVESGQRVLLIAAFAVSYLSSLRVKIRSVRKPFNPLLGETFELVRNDLGIRFIAEKLVHRPFIIAAHVDSKDWTVDHVLSPQQKYGGKSAEVSIVGELTLRLSNGEVYKWSQPTTILKNLIAGEKYSEPCASVTVSCSSGYKAIVNFKASGMFSGRSEELTIKAYDEAGNQLPKEVIGTWTDSLRYTDTDECLWKVGNLVPNYQKKYGFTEFAASLNQITEIDEGCAPTDSRLRPDQRKYEDGAVDEAEEIKQNLEEEQRKRRKNPDGTDAVHVPAFFQKTGDGDYDWSFIEGEHSYWSRRKRNDWDGLVKLW